The nucleotide sequence TGAAAAAATTTATTTGTGCGGAATTACCGCAACACCCCCGAATAAGGAAATTCATAAAACGGCTTTAGGAGCTACCGAAACTGTGGAATGGGCACATGAAAAAAACGTGGTTGAATTGGTGCAACGATTGAAAGCAGAAAATGTGCGAATTGTTTCTTTAGAACAAGTTGAAGGTTCGGTAATGTTGCAGGATTTCCAACCAGAAAAGCAAACAAAATATGCCTTGTTTTTTGGTAACGAAGTGAAAGGTGTGCATCAAGAAGTTATCAACCAAAGCGATTATGTGGTAGAAATTCCGCAATTTGGTACTAAACATTCTTTAAATGTATCTGTAAGCGGCGGTATTGTGATATGGGATGTTTTTCAGAAAATGCAGACTAATTCATAGCTTTATTTCGCAATTTTTCATCTATTTTTTCTAAAATATATAAATAATCTTGGTGATTGTTTACAAAATCTTTGTTTGTAACATCAATTACCAGCACATTTTCTTTGGGCAATGTTTTTATAAATGCGCGATAGCCTTGGGTGATGCGTTCTAAATAATTCGCTTGAATGTCTTTTTCATAAGATCGCCCTCTTTTTTGAATGTTTTGCAATAAATTTTCATTGCTTTGATGCAAATAAATATACAAATCGGGTGTTTTGACTTCTTTAGTCATGGCATCGAAAATGGCTTTATATAATAAAAATTCATCTGTATCAAGCGTTACTTCTGCAAAAATCAGCGACTTATAAATATAATAATCAGCAATCAATAAATTGTCTTTAGTTTTATAAAGGTGTAATTGTTCTTTTAATTGCGCAGTTCGATCAACCAAAAAAGAGGTTTCTAACGGAAAAGCGTATCGTTTAGAATCGTTATAAAACTTAGGTAAAAACGGATTTTCAACAAAACGCTCTAAAAGCATTTTTCCATTAAAATCTTGAGCTATTTTTTCTGCTAGTGTCGTTTTTCCTGCACCAATATTTCCTTCAATAGCTAAAAAATGAATTGTTTCAAAAGCAAAATCCTCAATAGGTAATTTTATGTGATCTATTTTTTTTATTTCCGATACATCAGTACATTCCATCAATAATTCTTGCGTTGTTTTATCTAAAACAGGATGTTTCCAATCGAAAACCAAATCATTAAGCGGTACCAGAACAAACTGCCGATTTTGCATTTCATTGTGCGGAATCTGTAAATTGGGATTTTTTAAAACTTCATTGTTAAAATAAATAATGTCTATATCCACCGTTCGGGCTTCGTAACTTGCACTTGTTTTAACAGTTCTGCCCAATTTTCTTTCGATTTGTTGTAAGGCAGCCAACAATTCTTCGGCTACTAAAGTTGTATGCACAAGCACACACATATTATAAAACGGAAAACTATTAAAACCCCATGCAGGCGTTTCATAAACTGCCGAGGTTTGTGTAACAATCCCTATATGGTTGTGAATATGGCGAATAGCATCTTCTAAATGGCTTTTTTTATCGCCCAAATTACTTCCTAATGCTAGAATAACTTTATGATATGTGTGCATATTGCAAAAATAATAATTGTTTCATTTCGTTCCCCGAAAAAAAGAATCCAATTTTTGTAACATTTTATACAATTATACTACTAATACAGAAAGATTAAATTTACAACAATGAATTTTTTAAAAAATGTATTAGCAACATTCGTAGGTATCATCTTGTTTTGCATGATGTCTTTCTTTTTGCTGTTGATTGTAGGCGTGGTTGCATCGGCAGGTGGTTCGTCTTCTTCGTCAAAATCAACCAAAAATAATTCGGTGATAAAGTTAGATTTAGCCGATGTTACCAATGATTACGGAGGCAGTGTTTATATTGAAGAATTTGATTTCCGAGAAACCAATAACGATGGTTTAATCAATGTGTTACAAGCGATTGAATATGCTAAAAACGATGATAAAATCAAAGGAATTTCTATTGAAAATAACAGCAGCAGTTTAGGTGTTACCCAGCGAAAAGCTATTATGGAGCAATTGGAAGCTTTCAAGAAAACGGGCAAATTTGTGGTGGCTTATGCCGATTATTATTCACAAGGAGAATATTATTTGGCTTCGGTAGCAGACACTGTGTATATGAACCCAATGGGAAGTATTGATTTTAAAGGTCTGGCATCGGAAGTCTTGTATATGAAAGATTTACAAGAAAAAACCGGAATCCACATGGAAGTAATTCGCCATGGAAAATACAAAAGTGCCGTGGAACCTTTTTTACAGCAAACTATGAGCAATGAAAACAAGGAGCAGTTAACCGTTCTTTTAAATTCGATTTGGGAATCGTATGTTGGAGACATTTCTAAGAATAGAAAAATTTCGGTAGAAACACTCAATAATGTTGCTACTAATTTGAATGCACGCAATGCTAATTTGGCATTAGAAAATAAATTAATCGATAAAATTGCATATTTGGATCAATACCATAGTGGTATAAAAAAAGCTTTAGGTATTAAAACCGATGAGGAAATCAATGAAATAGAAATTTTAGATTACATAAAAAACACTCATTTAAATAGCTCTAAAATAGCTGCTAAAGATCAAATTGCAGTAATTTTTGCGCAAGGTGAAATTCAAGGAGGCGAGGGAAGCGTGAACACCATTGGAGAAAAGTCCATAAACCGAGCATTGAAAGAAGCACGAACCAATGACAAAATCAAAGCTGTAGTATTGCGTGTAAATTCGCCAGGCGGAAGCGCATTAACATCTGATATTATTTGGAGAGAAATTGAATTAACCAAAAAAGTGAAACCCGTAGTTGTTTCTATGGGCGATGTTGCTGCTTCTGGTGGATATTATATTGCATGTAATGCCAACAGAATATTTGCAGAACCCGGCACAATTACCGGTTCAATAGGTGTTTTTGGAATGGTTCCGAATTTCAAGAAAGTGGCCGATAAATTTGGGGTGAATGCAGAAACAGTAAAAACACACGAAAATGCTGACGGATACAGTGTTTTTGAAGAAATGTCGCCAAAATACCGCCAAACACTTACCGAAAGTATAGAAATTATTTATGATACTTTTATTTCGCGTGTAGCTGTTGGTAGAGGCATTGATAAAGCAAAAGTAGATGAAATGGCACAAGGACGTATTTGGACAGGAACCATGGCAAAAGAATTAGGCTTAGTTGATGAATTAGGAAGCTTAGATGATGCCATAGCTTATGCAGCCAAATTGGTAAAAACCGATGATTACAAAGTAAAACTTTATCCAGAATATGAAATTGAATTAGCCGATTTGTTCCGTAAATTTTTAGGAATGTCTGTGTCAACAGCAGGACAAGATGCTATTAAAAAAGAAATAGGTACAGAAAATTACGAATTATTACAACGAATGAACTATTTAAAACAATCACAAGGCGTACAAGCAATGATGCCTTATCATTTGAGTATTAAATAATTTAAAGTTTACTTCAATTTTTTAAAAACTCTCAGCAAATGTTGTTGGGAGTTTTTTTTGTTCCCAATTACCAAATTGCAAATTTTAAACAACAATATAATCAAAAGCATAAAAAATAAACCTCTCAAAATAAAGTATTTGAGAGGTTTTTCTGTGGTCCCACCTGGGCTCGAACCAGGGACCACCTGATTATGAGTCAGGTGCTCTAACCAACTGAGCTATAGGACCGGCTACTTGTAGTTAGCGAGTGCAATATTACTATGTTTTTTTAGTATTTGCAAGCGTTCTTTAAATAATTTTTATTTTTTATTTTATTTCTTGGCACAACTCAATCAGTACACCATTTGTTCCTTTTGGATGCAAGAATGCAACTAATTTATTATCAGCTCCTTTCTTTGGAGTTTCGTTTAAAACAGTGAATCCTTCGTTTTTTAATCGTTCCGTTTCAGCTAAAATATCCTCTACATCAAATGCAATATGATGAATACCTTCGCCTTTTTTTTCTAAAAATTTTGCAATGGGCGAATCGGGATTTGTTGCTTCCAAAAGTTCAATCTTGTTGGGACCGTTCATAAAAAAAGAAGTTTTTACACCTTCGCTTGCCACTTCTTCCTCTTTATAGGCAGGGGCACCGAACAGCTTCTCAAATAAAGCATTTGATGTTTCCAAACTTTTAACTGCAATACCAATATGTTCAATTTTACGCATACTACTTCATTTTGTTTCTACAAAGATAAATATATATCTGTTCGATTTTTGTATTTTTGCAAACATGGAAACAAACAGACAAAAAAAGATGGGGGCTTTGTTACAAGCCGACTTAGTTGATATACTGCAAGGGGAAATCCGTAAAAACGGTATTTCAAACCTTATTATTACCGTTTCAAAAGTAAATATTACCACCGATTTATCTGTGGCAAAGGTATATTTGAGTATTTTTCCTACTGAAAAAGCGGGCGAATTGTTAAAAGCTATCCAATCAAATGCGCCGCTTATAAAACATGATTTGGCACAACGGGTGAAAAATCAATTGCGAAAAGTACCCAACTTGGTTTTTTATATCGATGATAGTTTAGATTATATCGAAAAAATCGATAACGCATTGAAAGGCGATGAAAATCCTATTGAAAACAGAGCTTTATTAGCTCGTAGAAAGAAAAAATAACATACTTTGAACACGGTATTCTACATAGCAAAAAGGTATGCTTTTAGTAAAAGTAAAACCAAAGCCATTAATATAATCACACGTATTTCAACCATAGGAATTGTGGTGAGCAGTATGGCTTTGTTTGTGGTGCTGTCGGTTTTTAGTGGATTAGAAAATTTTGCATTATCATTTGCGAATATGATTGATCCGGATTTAGTAGTATTACCATCAACCGGAAAAAAAATTGCGATTAGCGAACAACAAGAAAAAGAATTAGAAAGATTTCAGAAAAGTATCGCATTTTCAAAAGTGATTGAAGATCGGGTGATTTTTACCTATGGCGAAAAGCAAATTGTAGCTTTTATTAAAGCTGTTGATGCCAACTATACCAAAACGGTAGCTATTAACGAGCATATAGCATACGGGCAATGGCTGCAAAGTAATACCAACGATGCCGTGTTAGGAAATGGTCTGGCAAATGAAATTTCGGCAGGAATGTATTCCAACGAAAAGTTGCTTGAAGTTTTTGCAATGAAACCCGGAAAGGGGATGATTACAATGCCTGATGAGGCCTACACCAAACTTCCGCTTTATCCATCGGGAATCTATAGCTTGGAAAATATAGAAACCGACAATAAATATATTTACACCGATATTTCGGTTGGAAGAGATTTATTGCATTATAAACCAAACGAAGTTTCAAAAATTGAAATAAAACTATTGAATGCTGTATCTGAAAAAGATGTAATTGCCAATTTACAAAAGATTTTTCCGAATACCGAAATTAAAAATAGAGCACAACTTAATGAAGGTTTATACAAAATGCTAAAAACCGAAAGCTTGGCGATTTATCTCATATTTACCCTCATTATCATTGTTACGTTGTTTTGTTTAACAGGCTCATTAATCATGATTATCCTTGAAAAAAAGGAACATATAAAAACTTTGTTCGATATGGGATTCACTCAAAGAAAACTCCAACAAATATTTTTGTACCAAGGTCTAATTTTAGCAGTATCTGGAATTGTTGTTGGATTAACTTTAGGAGTTGTTATCACTTTATTGCAACAACATTTTGGCTTTGTGAAGATATCAGAAAACTTTCCTTATCCAATTGTTTTTTCATGGCAAAACGGAATTTTGGTAATAGTTACGTTGCTTGTTTTGAGTATAATAGCATCAATTATCGCGGCAAGCAGAATAAAGAATTTAATGAATCGATGAGGTTTTCTGTTTTAAACAAAAGCACCTTCGAATATATAAAAAAAATCGGAAGACCAATCTTCCGATTTTTTTTTAAATTATCACATGATGGGATAATTATCTAATACTAAAAGATTGTTGTTTTTCTGCGGGTAATTGTGCAAAACGTTCTTGGCATTCTTTAATCATTGTAATAGCTGCTGCTTTATCACCAAAACCATTGATTTCAACTTTTTTGTTTTCTAAGTCTTTATATACTTTAAAGAAATGTTCAATTTCTTTGATAAGGTGTTTGTTGATATCACCTAAATCGTTCAATTCGCGCATTAAAGGATCGCCT is from Paenimyroides aestuarii and encodes:
- the rbfA gene encoding 30S ribosome-binding factor RbfA gives rise to the protein METNRQKKMGALLQADLVDILQGEIRKNGISNLIITVSKVNITTDLSVAKVYLSIFPTEKAGELLKAIQSNAPLIKHDLAQRVKNQLRKVPNLVFYIDDSLDYIEKIDNALKGDENPIENRALLARRKKK
- the sppA gene encoding signal peptide peptidase SppA, whose protein sequence is MNFLKNVLATFVGIILFCMMSFFLLLIVGVVASAGGSSSSSKSTKNNSVIKLDLADVTNDYGGSVYIEEFDFRETNNDGLINVLQAIEYAKNDDKIKGISIENNSSSLGVTQRKAIMEQLEAFKKTGKFVVAYADYYSQGEYYLASVADTVYMNPMGSIDFKGLASEVLYMKDLQEKTGIHMEVIRHGKYKSAVEPFLQQTMSNENKEQLTVLLNSIWESYVGDISKNRKISVETLNNVATNLNARNANLALENKLIDKIAYLDQYHSGIKKALGIKTDEEINEIEILDYIKNTHLNSSKIAAKDQIAVIFAQGEIQGGEGSVNTIGEKSINRALKEARTNDKIKAVVLRVNSPGGSALTSDIIWREIELTKKVKPVVVSMGDVAASGGYYIACNANRIFAEPGTITGSIGVFGMVPNFKKVADKFGVNAETVKTHENADGYSVFEEMSPKYRQTLTESIEIIYDTFISRVAVGRGIDKAKVDEMAQGRIWTGTMAKELGLVDELGSLDDAIAYAAKLVKTDDYKVKLYPEYEIELADLFRKFLGMSVSTAGQDAIKKEIGTENYELLQRMNYLKQSQGVQAMMPYHLSIK
- the mce gene encoding methylmalonyl-CoA epimerase, which encodes MRKIEHIGIAVKSLETSNALFEKLFGAPAYKEEEVASEGVKTSFFMNGPNKIELLEATNPDSPIAKFLEKKGEGIHHIAFDVEDILAETERLKNEGFTVLNETPKKGADNKLVAFLHPKGTNGVLIELCQEIK
- the folK gene encoding 2-amino-4-hydroxy-6-hydroxymethyldihydropteridine diphosphokinase, producing MHTYHKVILALGSNLGDKKSHLEDAIRHIHNHIGIVTQTSAVYETPAWGFNSFPFYNMCVLVHTTLVAEELLAALQQIERKLGRTVKTSASYEARTVDIDIIYFNNEVLKNPNLQIPHNEMQNRQFVLVPLNDLVFDWKHPVLDKTTQELLMECTDVSEIKKIDHIKLPIEDFAFETIHFLAIEGNIGAGKTTLAEKIAQDFNGKMLLERFVENPFLPKFYNDSKRYAFPLETSFLVDRTAQLKEQLHLYKTKDNLLIADYYIYKSLIFAEVTLDTDEFLLYKAIFDAMTKEVKTPDLYIYLHQSNENLLQNIQKRGRSYEKDIQANYLERITQGYRAFIKTLPKENVLVIDVTNKDFVNNHQDYLYILEKIDEKLRNKAMN
- a CDS encoding RNA methyltransferase; translated protein: MKKLILDELNRKNTDEFKQATKTPIIVVLDDIRSLHNIGSFFRTCDAFLIEKIYLCGITATPPNKEIHKTALGATETVEWAHEKNVVELVQRLKAENVRIVSLEQVEGSVMLQDFQPEKQTKYALFFGNEVKGVHQEVINQSDYVVEIPQFGTKHSLNVSVSGGIVIWDVFQKMQTNS
- a CDS encoding ABC transporter permease translates to MNTVFYIAKRYAFSKSKTKAINIITRISTIGIVVSSMALFVVLSVFSGLENFALSFANMIDPDLVVLPSTGKKIAISEQQEKELERFQKSIAFSKVIEDRVIFTYGEKQIVAFIKAVDANYTKTVAINEHIAYGQWLQSNTNDAVLGNGLANEISAGMYSNEKLLEVFAMKPGKGMITMPDEAYTKLPLYPSGIYSLENIETDNKYIYTDISVGRDLLHYKPNEVSKIEIKLLNAVSEKDVIANLQKIFPNTEIKNRAQLNEGLYKMLKTESLAIYLIFTLIIIVTLFCLTGSLIMIILEKKEHIKTLFDMGFTQRKLQQIFLYQGLILAVSGIVVGLTLGVVITLLQQHFGFVKISENFPYPIVFSWQNGILVIVTLLVLSIIASIIAASRIKNLMNR